The genomic window GCCCCTGGTCGTAGACCGTCTTCGGGCAGTCGTCGCGCAGGTCGACCTTCGGCGGCAGCGCCCGCAGGGTCTGGGGGCGCGCCGCGTACAGCTGGTCGCGCTGGTCGGGAAGGTCCGGCACCCATCCGTAGCGCGCGGTGCGGCGCGCAGGGGTCTCGGCCATCGAGCTCTCCTCCGGGAACGGCGCACCCCGTGTGCGCCTGCTCGACGCTAGGCGCGTACGCGGAGGGCAGTCACGCTCGGTGAGGGTGGTGTGCCCTGAGGGGCAGCGGCCGCTGCCCTGTCGGGTGCAGACCGGAGGGACCGGGAGAGGTGGAGCTGAGGGGACTCGAACCCCTGACCCCCTCCATGCCATGGAGGTGCGCTACCAGCTGCGCTACAGCCCCGCACCGCGGTCGCCCGCGGCACTCGGAAGACTATACAGGTCCAGGACCCGCGCCCGTGCCAGCGCTCGACCGGCTCGCTACCCCTCCTCGGTGAGCACCGGCTCGGGCAGCGAGCCGGCGTTGTGCTCCTCGAGGCGCCAGGCCCCGGGCGCGCGGCGGGCGTCCTCGTGCAGCACCGACCAGCAGCAGTTGGAGAGGCCGCCGAGCACGCCCCAGTGCTCCGGGGGGAGGCCGAGCAGCATGGCCAGCGCGGTGCGCGCCGCCCCACCGTGGGTGACGACGACGAGGGTGCCGCCCGCGGGCGTGCCCTCGAGCGCGCGGTGGACCGCGGCGCAGGTCCGCTCGGCGACCTCCCAGCGCGTCTCTCCCCCGCCCGGGCGCACGTCGGGCTCTCCCGCGACCCAGGCGGCGTACGCGTCCCCGTCGTCGGCTGCGATCTCGGCGCTCGTCCGGCCCTGCCAGGTCCCCGCGAAGGTCTCGCGCAGCCCCGGGTCGAGCCGCACCTCGAGCCCGGTGAGGCGGGCGAGCTCGGCGGCGGTGTCGCGCGTGCGCAGCAGGTCGGACGAGACCAGCAGGTCGGGCTGCAGCGACGCGAGCCGGGCGGCGGCGGCGCGCGCCTGCTGCACGCCCACCTCGTCGAGCGGGATGTCGGTCTGGCCCTGGAAGCGCATCGCGGCGTTCCAGGCGGTGCGCCCGTGCCGCCAGAGCACGACGCGGCGGCTCACCGGCCGCGGGACGGTCGAGCTGCGGGCGGCGACGCTCACGCCGAGCCCACGCCCGAACGACCGCGGGTGACCTCCTCCGGCAGCGGGATCGAGGGGCAGTCGCGCCACAGGCGCTCGAGCGCGTAGAAGGCGCGCTCCTCCTGGTGCTGCACGTGCACGATGATGTCGAGGTAGTCCAGCAGCACCCACCGGCCCTCGCGCTCGCCCTCGCGGCGCGCCGGCTTGGCCTGGAGCCCGAGCAGTGCCTCCTCCACCGCGTCGACGAGCGCCTTCACCTGGCGGTCGTTGGTCCCGGAGACCAGGACGAACGCGTCGGTGATGACGAGCTGCTCGCTCACGTCGACGGCGACGATCTCCTCGCCGAGCTTGTCCGACGCGGCGACGGCAGCGGCGCGGGCGAGCTCGACCGCTCGGGGACTGGCAGCCATCCGGCTCCTTCACGCAGGGGCGGGCCGCCGCAGCGGCCCCTCGGCCTCCCAGTTTGTCACGCTGGGCGGAGCTCCGCGGAGCCGTCACGGGCGGGGCGGAGCTCCGTGGCGGGCGGCGGGGCGTACAGGCGGTGCTTGGCGATGTACTGCACCACGCCGTCGGGCACGAGGTACCACACCGGCTCCCCGCGCTCGACCCGGTCACGGCAGTCGGTCGACGAGATCGACAGCGCCGGGACCTCGAGCAGGCTGACGCGGTCGGTGGGCAGCCCCTCGACCGAGAGCGCGTGCCCCGGCCGGGTCACGCCGACGAAGCGCGCGAGGGAGAACATCTCCTCCGCGTCCTTCCAGGTGAGGATCTGGGCGAGCGCGTCGGCGCCGGTGATGAAGAGCAGCTCGACGTCGGGCCCGCGCTCGGCGGCGAGGTCGTTGAGCGTGTCGACGGTGTACGTCGGGCCGGGCCGGTCGATGTCGACCCGGCTGACCGTGAAGCGGGGGTTGGAGGCGGTCGCCACCACCGTCATGAGGTAGCGGTGCTCGGCCGGGGTGACGGTGCGCTCCGACTTCTGCCACGGCTGGCCGGTGGGGACGAAGACCACCTCGTCGAGGTCGTAGCGCCAGGCGACCTCGCTGGCCGCCACGAGGTGGCCGTGGTGCACCGGGTCGAACGTGCCGCCCATGACGCCGATCCGCTGCACCCGCGCTCCTCCGGTCTGCGGTCCCGGTGACCTGCGCCCGGTTCCCCTCAAGTGGCTCCCATTGTCACCCGATGGGGACAGCGACGTGCGGGAGCCGACTCCTTCGGCCGTCCCCTCCCGGGGCCCGTGCGCGAGGCACGGGAGACGGAATGCCAGCTGTGCACGTGGGGCGCCAGCCGGTCTACGACCGCTCGATGGACGTCGTGGGCTACGAGCTGCTCTTCCGCGCCCAGACGACCTCGACCTCGGCCGAGCGCAGCGACGACTTCGCCACCACCCGCGTCATCGTCAACACCTTCATGGAGTTCGGGCTCGAGCGCCTCGTCGGCCGCCGGCTCGCCTTCGTCAACCTCACCCGCCCGTTCGTCGTCGGCGAGCTGCCGGTGCCGTTCACGCCCGAGAAGGCCGTCCTCGAGCTGCTCGAGACCATCCCCGCGGACGCCGAGGTGGTCGAGGGGGCCCGCCGCCTGCGCGAGCAGGGCTACTCGATCGCGCTCGACGACTGGTCGGTCCAGCAGGAGCACCGCATGGCGCTGCTCGACGTCGCCGACATCGTCAAGGTCGACGTCAAGGACGCCGCGCCCGAGGAGCTCGAGCGCCGGGTGCACGCGCTGCGCTCCTCGCACGACGTCACGCTGGTCGCCGAGCGCGTCGAGACGGCGACGGACATGGACCTCTGCCACCGACTGGGCTTCGACTGGTTCCAGGGCTACTTCCTGCTGCGCCCGGACGTCGTCTCGGCGCGGACGGTGTCGCCGGCGCACCTCGCCTGCCTGCGCCTGCTCGGGCGGCTCGCGGACCCCGAGGTGGACCTCGGCGAGATCGAGGAGGTCGTGCGCGCCGACCTGGGGCTGAACTACCGGATCCTGCGCGCGGCCAACGCCGCCTCCTCCGGCACCATCCGCCGGATCGAGTCGATCCGCGACGCGCTGGTCCTGCTCGGCATGGCGACGCTGCGCTCGTGGATGCTGCTCATGGTGCTGTCGGACGCCTCCGACCCGGACAGCGAGCAGCTCAGCGCCGCGATGACGCGGGCCCGGACCTGCGAGCTCGTCGCCCGGCACACCGGCGACGTCCGCCCGGAGTCCGCCTTCATGGTCGGGCTGCTCTCGAGCCTGGACCAGCTGCTCGGCCTCAGCATGCCGCTGGTCGTCGACCGGCTGCCCCTCGCCGAGGACCTGCAGGCCGCGCTGCTGCGCCGCGAGGGCCGGCTCGGCGAGATCCTCTCCACCGTCGCCGGGCTCGAGGACCTCGACGACGCGGCCGTGGCCGCCGGGCTCGACGCGCTGCCGATCAGCGCCGACGAGCTGGTCCGGTCCTACCTCGGGGCCGTCTCGTGGACGGCGATGACGACCGACGACGCCCTCGGGGCGACGCGCTCCGCACCGGCGGGCGCCCGCGCCTGAGGGCGCGGGCCGCTCGTCAGCGGTACTTGTGGAACGTCCAGGTGATCGCGAGCAGCGCGCACAGGATGCCGAAGGCGATGAGCCCGAGCACGATGGGCGGCGCCGGCAGCGAGTTCTTGACCTCTTCGGCCGCCACGACGAGCATCTGGTCCCTCCACCTTCCGAGCGCGGATCCGCCGGCAGCCCGGCCCCGGCATCCTCGCACACGGCGACGCCGCGGGCCGGAGCAGGCGTGACGCGTCGGCCTGGGGGAACCTCCGCGGGGTGACGTCCTCGCTGACCTTCGTGGGCAACGCGACCACCCTGCTCGAGCGGGACGGCTTCCGCGTGCTCACCGACCCGAACTTCCTGCGCCGCGGGCAGCGCGCGTACCTCGGCCTCGGGCTGTCGTCGAAGCGCCTGCAGGACCCGGCCCTCTCCCCCGACCAGCTGCCGCCGCTGGACGCCGTCGCCCTGTCCCACCTCCACGGCGACCACTACGACCGGGTCGCCCGCCGCGGGCTCGACCCGTCCGTGCCCGTGCTCACCACGCCGTCGGGGGCCACGCGGCTGCGGACGCGCCGGGTCGAGGCGCGGGGGCTGACGACGTGGGAGTCGTGGGAGACGGGCAAGGACGGCGCGACGCTGCGGGTCACCGCGCTGCCCGGGCGCCACGCCCCCGGCCTCGCCCAGCTCGCGATCCCCCGCGTCATGGGCACGCTGATGGAGTTCGAGCGGCCGGGCCAGCGGCCGTACCGCGTCTACCAGTCGGGCGACACGCTCGTGCGCGACGACCTGCGCGAGATCGTCCGGCGCTACCCCGAGATCGACCTCGCGCTCGTGCACCTCGGCGGCACCCGCATCCTCGGCCTGACGCTGACGATGGACGGCCGGATGGGCGCCGACCTGCTCGAGCTGCTCGAGCTCGGGCGCCGGGGCACGACGGTGGTGCCGGTGCACTACGAGGAGTACCCGGTGTTCCGCTCGCCGCTGTCGGAGTTCCGCGAGGAGCTCGACCGCCGCGGGCTGCAGGTGGAC from Motilibacter rhizosphaerae includes these protein-coding regions:
- a CDS encoding histidine phosphatase family protein → MSVAARSSTVPRPVSRRVVLWRHGRTAWNAAMRFQGQTDIPLDEVGVQQARAAAARLASLQPDLLVSSDLLRTRDTAAELARLTGLEVRLDPGLRETFAGTWQGRTSAEIAADDGDAYAAWVAGEPDVRPGGGETRWEVAERTCAAVHRALEGTPAGGTLVVVTHGGAARTALAMLLGLPPEHWGVLGGLSNCCWSVLHEDARRAPGAWRLEEHNAGSLPEPVLTEEG
- the rsfS gene encoding ribosome silencing factor, whose product is MAASPRAVELARAAAVAASDKLGEEIVAVDVSEQLVITDAFVLVSGTNDRQVKALVDAVEEALLGLQAKPARREGEREGRWVLLDYLDIIVHVQHQEERAFYALERLWRDCPSIPLPEEVTRGRSGVGSA
- the nadD gene encoding nicotinate-nucleotide adenylyltransferase — translated: MQRIGVMGGTFDPVHHGHLVAASEVAWRYDLDEVVFVPTGQPWQKSERTVTPAEHRYLMTVVATASNPRFTVSRVDIDRPGPTYTVDTLNDLAAERGPDVELLFITGADALAQILTWKDAEEMFSLARFVGVTRPGHALSVEGLPTDRVSLLEVPALSISSTDCRDRVERGEPVWYLVPDGVVQYIAKHRLYAPPPATELRPARDGSAELRPA
- a CDS encoding EAL and HDOD domain-containing protein, translating into MPAVHVGRQPVYDRSMDVVGYELLFRAQTTSTSAERSDDFATTRVIVNTFMEFGLERLVGRRLAFVNLTRPFVVGELPVPFTPEKAVLELLETIPADAEVVEGARRLREQGYSIALDDWSVQQEHRMALLDVADIVKVDVKDAAPEELERRVHALRSSHDVTLVAERVETATDMDLCHRLGFDWFQGYFLLRPDVVSARTVSPAHLACLRLLGRLADPEVDLGEIEEVVRADLGLNYRILRAANAASSGTIRRIESIRDALVLLGMATLRSWMLLMVLSDASDPDSEQLSAAMTRARTCELVARHTGDVRPESAFMVGLLSSLDQLLGLSMPLVVDRLPLAEDLQAALLRREGRLGEILSTVAGLEDLDDAAVAAGLDALPISADELVRSYLGAVSWTAMTTDDALGATRSAPAGARA
- a CDS encoding MBL fold metallo-hydrolase, giving the protein MTSSLTFVGNATTLLERDGFRVLTDPNFLRRGQRAYLGLGLSSKRLQDPALSPDQLPPLDAVALSHLHGDHYDRVARRGLDPSVPVLTTPSGATRLRTRRVEARGLTTWESWETGKDGATLRVTALPGRHAPGLAQLAIPRVMGTLMEFERPGQRPYRVYQSGDTLVRDDLREIVRRYPEIDLALVHLGGTRILGLTLTMDGRMGADLLELLELGRRGTTVVPVHYEEYPVFRSPLSEFREELDRRGLQVDVRWVGRGETLAL